A single genomic interval of Brevibacillus brevis harbors:
- the pheS gene encoding phenylalanine--tRNA ligase subunit alpha: MQTRLQEMKESALGQISQVTEAAQLQDLRVKYLGKKGELTELLRGMGGLSPEERPVVGQLVNEVREALEAAFSGKQQAFEEAALFAKLSSQTIDVTLPGRPVPAGTMHPLSRIIEEIEDIFIGLGFEVAEGPEVEMDHFNFEMLNLPKDHPARDMQDTFYVTEELLLRTQTSPVQARTMLKKEGKTPLKMICPGKVYRRDDDDATHSHQFTQIEGLVIDKKIGMSDLKGTLLTFARQMFGENQQIRLRPSFFPFTEPSVEVDLQCFNCGGHGCRVCKQTGWIEILGAGMVHPRVLEMAGYNPEEVSGFAFGMGVERIAMLKYAVEDIRHFYTNDVRFLRQFNRG, translated from the coding sequence GTGCAAACTCGGTTGCAAGAAATGAAAGAGTCCGCACTGGGCCAAATCAGCCAAGTGACAGAAGCCGCACAACTTCAGGATTTGCGCGTCAAATACCTGGGGAAAAAGGGTGAGTTGACAGAACTGCTACGCGGTATGGGCGGCCTTTCGCCAGAAGAGCGTCCAGTTGTCGGTCAATTGGTAAATGAAGTAAGGGAAGCACTGGAGGCAGCGTTCTCCGGCAAACAACAAGCATTTGAAGAAGCGGCTCTCTTTGCCAAGCTTTCTTCTCAAACGATCGATGTGACACTGCCAGGGCGTCCAGTACCAGCAGGCACCATGCACCCGCTCTCTCGGATCATTGAAGAGATCGAAGACATTTTCATCGGCCTGGGCTTCGAGGTGGCAGAAGGTCCTGAGGTCGAAATGGACCACTTCAACTTCGAGATGCTAAACCTGCCGAAAGATCACCCGGCGCGCGATATGCAAGACACGTTCTACGTCACAGAAGAGCTACTGCTCCGTACGCAGACATCTCCTGTGCAAGCACGTACGATGCTGAAAAAAGAAGGCAAGACCCCACTGAAAATGATTTGTCCGGGTAAAGTGTATCGCCGCGATGATGACGATGCGACACACTCCCACCAATTCACGCAGATCGAGGGTCTCGTGATTGATAAAAAAATCGGGATGAGTGACTTGAAAGGGACGCTGTTAACGTTTGCCCGTCAAATGTTCGGGGAAAACCAGCAAATTCGTCTGCGCCCAAGCTTCTTCCCGTTCACGGAGCCTTCCGTAGAAGTAGACCTGCAATGCTTCAACTGCGGTGGTCACGGTTGCCGTGTATGTAAGCAAACAGGCTGGATCGAGATTTTGGGTGCTGGTATGGTTCACCCGCGCGTACTGGAAATGGCCGGCTACAACCCTGAGGAAGTCAGCGGCTTTGCATTCGGTATGGGTGTAGAACGAATTGCGATGCTCAAATACGCGGTGGAGGACATCCGCCATTTTTATACCAACGACGTTCGTTTTCTGCGTCAGTTCAATCGAGGCTAG
- the pheT gene encoding phenylalanine--tRNA ligase subunit beta, translating to MKVSYQWLSEYVDLSGTTPQELAEKLTRSGIEVDAVESRNAGVSGVVIGYVKERSKHPDADRLNVCVVDAGQGEDLQIVCGAANVDKGQKVLVALIGAKLPGGLNIKRSKLRGVESQGMICSAKELGLNDKLLAKDQQEGIMVLPADAEIGMDAVSYLGLDDYVLELGLTPNRSDCLSMLGVAYEVAAILGKEVVFPQIELTENGGDNPIQVKIEATNESYQYHGRHFTNAQIATSPQWMKNRLMAAGIRLINNVVDVTNYVLLEYGQPLHAFDATQVADRSIVVRLANEGEKLVTLDDQERTLDEQTLLIADQTKGLAIAGVMGGANSEITGETSEIILEAAWFTPKTVRRTARMLGMRTEGCVRWEKGVDQARVQEAGERAAALIQQLSGATVSKGISSAVVSEAAPAVVSVTLAKINQHLGTDMSASDVSPIFERLQFPYEVAGDKWTVTVPTRRGDITLPEDLVEEVARLYGYDNIPTSLPSGSTTQGQLTKEQQLRRTIRHHLIGTGMNEAISYALVHPDRVEAVAGLHQERVNPVALMMPMSEDHSVLRTSLIPSLLETVAYNKNRQNHDVAIFELGRVFLTKEETLTQLPEERLYVAGALTGQLLTQNWMGAKQPVDFFQTKGIVESLFARLGIQGAEYKAVQDIAGMHPGRTAEVWVGEKRLGYLGQVHPGTEKAYDLSETYVFQFDVATLIDVAAEVGHYNQLPKSPAVTRDLALVVDRSVAAGALEATIREAAGDLLESVTLFDVYMGERIAQDKKSMAFALVFRHAERTLQDEEIQQVTSAVIEALKNNTGAELRM from the coding sequence ATGAAGGTATCGTACCAATGGTTATCGGAATACGTCGATCTGAGTGGAACGACGCCCCAGGAGCTGGCTGAAAAGCTGACTCGCAGCGGGATTGAAGTAGACGCAGTTGAATCACGCAACGCAGGAGTATCCGGTGTTGTGATCGGTTATGTAAAAGAACGTAGCAAGCACCCCGATGCAGACCGTCTCAACGTATGCGTCGTTGATGCAGGACAAGGAGAAGACCTGCAAATCGTTTGTGGGGCAGCGAACGTAGACAAGGGACAAAAAGTTCTCGTTGCCTTGATCGGTGCAAAGCTCCCGGGTGGTCTGAACATCAAACGCTCCAAGCTGCGCGGTGTAGAATCCCAAGGGATGATCTGCTCGGCAAAAGAACTGGGCTTAAACGACAAGCTTCTGGCAAAAGATCAGCAAGAAGGCATTATGGTCTTGCCAGCGGATGCGGAAATCGGAATGGATGCTGTTTCGTACCTCGGCCTGGATGACTATGTGCTGGAATTGGGACTGACACCGAACCGTTCGGATTGCTTGAGCATGCTGGGGGTTGCTTACGAGGTAGCCGCTATTTTGGGCAAAGAAGTGGTATTCCCGCAAATCGAGCTGACCGAAAATGGTGGCGACAACCCGATCCAAGTCAAGATCGAAGCGACGAATGAAAGCTATCAATACCATGGTCGTCACTTCACCAACGCCCAAATCGCGACATCTCCACAATGGATGAAAAATCGCTTGATGGCAGCGGGAATTCGTCTAATCAACAACGTAGTAGACGTAACGAACTACGTCCTGCTCGAATACGGTCAGCCGCTGCATGCTTTCGATGCGACACAGGTAGCTGATCGCTCTATTGTCGTTCGACTGGCAAACGAGGGCGAAAAGCTCGTGACATTGGACGATCAAGAGCGCACACTGGATGAGCAAACCTTGCTGATTGCCGACCAGACCAAAGGCTTGGCGATCGCAGGGGTAATGGGTGGAGCGAACTCCGAAATCACTGGCGAGACGAGCGAAATCATTCTCGAAGCAGCTTGGTTCACGCCAAAAACAGTACGCCGCACAGCTCGTATGCTCGGCATGCGTACAGAAGGCTGCGTACGTTGGGAAAAGGGCGTTGACCAAGCACGTGTGCAGGAAGCGGGAGAACGCGCTGCTGCTCTGATTCAGCAATTGTCTGGGGCAACGGTATCCAAAGGAATCAGCTCTGCTGTTGTAAGCGAAGCTGCGCCTGCTGTTGTTTCCGTTACGCTTGCAAAAATCAATCAGCATCTCGGAACCGACATGTCGGCTTCTGATGTATCGCCGATTTTCGAGCGTCTGCAATTCCCGTATGAAGTAGCGGGCGACAAATGGACGGTAACCGTTCCAACGAGACGTGGCGACATTACGCTGCCAGAGGATTTGGTGGAAGAGGTTGCACGTCTGTACGGCTACGACAACATTCCGACCAGCTTGCCTTCTGGTTCGACCACACAGGGACAGTTGACAAAAGAACAGCAATTGCGCCGCACGATCCGTCATCATTTGATCGGTACTGGCATGAATGAAGCGATTTCCTATGCACTGGTTCATCCAGATCGTGTTGAGGCAGTAGCAGGTCTGCATCAGGAGAGAGTAAACCCTGTTGCGCTCATGATGCCGATGAGTGAAGACCATAGCGTTTTGCGCACGAGCTTGATTCCTAGCCTCTTGGAAACAGTCGCTTACAATAAAAACCGCCAAAACCACGATGTTGCGATTTTCGAATTGGGCCGTGTGTTCTTGACGAAAGAAGAAACACTCACACAGCTTCCAGAAGAACGTCTGTATGTAGCGGGTGCATTGACTGGACAATTGCTCACACAAAACTGGATGGGCGCTAAGCAGCCTGTTGATTTCTTCCAAACCAAAGGGATTGTCGAATCACTCTTCGCTCGTTTGGGTATCCAAGGTGCCGAGTACAAAGCCGTCCAGGACATCGCAGGTATGCACCCGGGACGTACCGCGGAAGTATGGGTAGGTGAAAAGCGTCTAGGGTACCTGGGGCAAGTTCATCCGGGCACAGAAAAAGCGTATGATCTGTCCGAAACGTATGTATTCCAGTTTGATGTAGCTACTTTGATTGATGTAGCTGCTGAGGTAGGACATTACAATCAATTGCCGAAGTCCCCAGCGGTAACGCGTGACTTGGCTCTTGTTGTGGATCGCAGTGTAGCTGCTGGTGCATTGGAAGCAACGATTCGTGAAGCGGCAGGTGACTTGCTCGAGTCCGTAACCCTGTTCGATGTATACATGGGTGAGCGTATTGCCCAAGATAAGAAGAGCATGGCATTTGCCCTCGTATTCCGTCACGCAGAGCGTACTTTGCAGGACGAAGAGATTCAACAAGTGACCAGTGCTGTCATCGAAGCCCTGAAAAACAACACAGGCGCTGAACTGCGCATGTAA
- a CDS encoding DUF350 domain-containing protein produces the protein MENLLHNPYFATAAYFTVSGLAMVLFLAIFELVTRYRVWEELKRGNMAVAMATGGKIFGIANIFRYSIQAHLSLGEALIWATFGFFLLLSAYFIFEFMTPTFNVDQEIAKDNRAIGFIAMVLSIGFSYIIGASLPR, from the coding sequence ATGGAAAACCTTCTACACAATCCATATTTTGCAACTGCAGCTTATTTTACAGTGTCTGGACTGGCGATGGTTTTATTCTTAGCCATTTTTGAACTAGTGACGCGTTATCGTGTTTGGGAAGAATTGAAGCGTGGGAACATGGCAGTAGCAATGGCAACAGGCGGGAAAATTTTTGGGATCGCGAACATTTTCCGTTATTCCATTCAGGCGCATTTGTCTTTGGGAGAAGCGTTAATTTGGGCGACATTCGGATTTTTCCTGTTGTTGTCTGCGTACTTCATTTTTGAATTCATGACCCCTACCTTTAATGTTGATCAGGAAATTGCCAAAGATAACAGGGCCATTGGCTTTATTGCGATGGTCCTGTCCATCGGTTTCTCGTATATCATAGGGGCATCCTTGCCTCGTTAG
- the zapA gene encoding cell division protein ZapA — protein MQGDGKNRLTVDIFGQQYRLSGKASVNHIRMVAGFVDDKMNEIANGNHRLDTAKIAVLSAVNIADEYFRLRQEYEELLKIIQEEAKAKPID, from the coding sequence GTGCAAGGTGATGGGAAAAATCGTTTGACGGTGGACATCTTTGGCCAACAATACCGGCTCAGTGGAAAGGCAAGTGTCAATCACATACGTATGGTGGCCGGTTTCGTTGATGACAAGATGAACGAAATCGCAAACGGCAACCATCGACTGGATACTGCCAAAATTGCCGTACTTTCTGCGGTCAATATCGCGGATGAATACTTCCGCTTGCGTCAGGAGTACGAAGAACTGCTGAAAATCATTCAGGAAGAGGCAAAGGCTAAACCGATAGATTAA
- a CDS encoding phage holin family protein has product MTIMRHIVRFIVAAVVLMFVGFLVPGFSVSSFWTALLAAVVIALIGWAVEAIFGDRISPYNRGIIGFLVSAVVIYLTQFIVSGFRVTILGALLASLVIGIIDLFIPIKTHMDVRNGDAGNKQET; this is encoded by the coding sequence TTGACGATCATGCGCCATATCGTCCGCTTTATCGTCGCTGCCGTAGTCCTGATGTTTGTCGGCTTTCTGGTCCCCGGCTTTTCGGTTAGCAGTTTTTGGACAGCTCTGCTCGCGGCCGTTGTCATCGCTCTGATTGGCTGGGCCGTAGAAGCCATTTTCGGAGATCGAATTTCGCCGTACAATCGTGGTATTATCGGCTTCTTGGTCAGTGCCGTCGTGATTTATCTCACTCAGTTCATCGTCTCTGGCTTCCGCGTAACGATTCTTGGAGCGCTTCTGGCTTCCTTGGTGATCGGGATCATCGACTTGTTTATCCCGATCAAAACCCATATGGACGTGCGCAATGGGGATGCCGGGAACAAGCAGGAGACATAG
- a CDS encoding endonuclease MutS2, which translates to MEQRVLKTLEYDKIVALLIDKASCTYGKEKAAELIPFIRLDEVITAQQGTEQAATVLRLKGSVPLGGIRDIRGPVQRARLNAMLAPMELLDIASTVMAGRRLKTFLLDMCEDHELPLLQQQAERIEGLRELETEIRRCVDENGDILDSASLELRQVRQEIRQVESRIREKLDQMTRSSTYQKMLMENIVTIRGDRFVIPVKQEYRSVFGGIVHDQSASGATLFIEPEVIVEMNNKLRELRLREEREVERILYVLTEQVSFAVEALIENTEALTELDFMFAKAQLAWSMKAICPRINDRGYVNMRKARHPLIPREVVVPVDVELGGEYQAIVVTGPNTGGKTVSLKTIGLLSLMTMAGLHIPAEEESEMTVFSSVFADIGDEQSIEQSLSTFSSHMTNIIQILAKMDDKSLVLFDELGAGTDPTEGAALAMSIIDHVIDSGARLVATTHYSELKAYAYDRPEVINASVEFDVQTLRPTYRLLIGVPGRSNAFAIARRLGLPEHIIDVARGSISEEDNQVESMIASLERNRKSAEADRLAAKAAREEAEELRRRLEEERAQFAEEKNKRMERAEDEARIAVQLAKEEAETIIRELREMMAEGMEIKEHRLIDAKKRLGNAVLELDKEKVKKPAKAVRATQIKVGDEVMVTSFGQKGTVLEKVNNEEFLVQIGIMKMKVKRDDMHVQNSIQQKPQAAPYTSVKRRSDNIKMDLDLRGYNVEDSIREIDQFLDDALLAGLHSVSIIHGHGTGVLRKGVHEYLRNHRNVKSFRLGGQGEGGVGATIAELK; encoded by the coding sequence GTGGAACAACGGGTTTTAAAAACGTTAGAATACGATAAAATAGTCGCCCTGTTGATTGACAAGGCATCTTGCACATATGGTAAAGAAAAAGCAGCAGAGCTGATTCCATTTATACGCTTGGATGAAGTCATAACCGCTCAGCAAGGGACTGAACAAGCAGCGACCGTGTTACGCCTGAAAGGCAGCGTGCCTCTCGGTGGCATTCGCGATATTCGCGGTCCCGTACAGCGCGCCAGATTGAACGCCATGCTCGCCCCGATGGAATTGCTGGATATCGCCAGCACCGTAATGGCTGGACGCAGGCTCAAAACGTTTTTGCTCGATATGTGTGAGGATCACGAGCTGCCATTATTGCAACAGCAGGCAGAGCGTATTGAGGGCCTGCGCGAGTTGGAAACTGAAATTCGCCGCTGTGTTGATGAAAATGGCGATATTTTGGACAGCGCGAGCCTTGAATTGCGACAGGTACGTCAGGAGATTAGACAGGTCGAGTCGCGCATTCGTGAAAAGCTCGATCAAATGACACGCTCGTCTACTTACCAAAAAATGCTGATGGAAAACATCGTTACAATTCGTGGCGATCGTTTCGTCATTCCGGTGAAGCAGGAGTATCGTTCTGTATTTGGCGGAATTGTTCACGATCAGTCGGCATCTGGGGCGACGCTCTTTATCGAACCGGAAGTGATCGTCGAGATGAACAACAAGCTTCGCGAGCTTCGCTTGCGTGAGGAACGTGAAGTGGAGCGTATTCTGTATGTGTTGACGGAGCAGGTATCCTTTGCGGTAGAGGCTTTGATCGAGAATACAGAAGCGCTGACAGAGCTTGATTTTATGTTTGCCAAGGCTCAGCTTGCCTGGAGCATGAAGGCGATCTGTCCACGCATCAATGATCGCGGGTACGTTAACATGCGTAAAGCGCGTCATCCACTCATTCCACGAGAAGTTGTCGTTCCTGTAGATGTGGAGCTGGGTGGAGAGTATCAGGCGATTGTTGTGACAGGCCCGAATACAGGCGGAAAAACCGTTTCCCTCAAAACAATCGGACTGCTGTCCTTGATGACCATGGCAGGCTTGCATATTCCGGCAGAGGAAGAGAGCGAGATGACCGTATTCTCCTCCGTTTTTGCCGATATCGGGGATGAGCAATCCATCGAGCAGAGCCTGTCTACGTTCTCGAGCCATATGACCAATATTATTCAAATCTTGGCGAAAATGGACGACAAGAGCTTGGTTCTGTTTGACGAGCTAGGCGCAGGAACAGATCCGACAGAGGGTGCTGCTCTGGCCATGTCCATCATCGACCATGTGATTGATTCCGGCGCGAGATTGGTCGCAACGACTCACTACAGTGAATTGAAGGCGTATGCCTACGATAGACCCGAGGTCATCAATGCCAGCGTGGAATTTGATGTACAGACGCTGCGTCCTACTTATCGCTTGCTTATCGGGGTGCCAGGTAGGTCCAACGCATTTGCCATCGCAAGACGTCTGGGATTGCCGGAACACATCATTGATGTAGCACGTGGCTCGATCAGTGAGGAAGATAATCAGGTCGAGAGCATGATTGCTTCGTTGGAGCGCAATCGCAAGTCGGCGGAAGCGGACAGGTTGGCGGCAAAAGCGGCACGCGAGGAAGCGGAAGAGCTGCGTAGACGGCTGGAAGAAGAGCGCGCACAATTTGCCGAAGAGAAAAACAAGCGAATGGAGCGAGCAGAAGACGAAGCGCGAATTGCCGTCCAACTCGCAAAAGAAGAAGCGGAAACGATCATTCGCGAGCTGCGCGAAATGATGGCAGAAGGCATGGAAATCAAGGAGCATCGTCTCATCGATGCGAAGAAGCGCTTGGGCAATGCCGTTCTTGAGCTGGACAAGGAAAAGGTGAAGAAGCCGGCAAAAGCAGTTCGTGCCACACAAATTAAGGTGGGCGACGAGGTAATGGTGACGAGCTTCGGACAAAAAGGAACCGTGCTGGAAAAGGTAAACAATGAAGAATTCCTCGTGCAGATCGGGATTATGAAAATGAAAGTGAAGCGCGATGATATGCATGTACAAAACTCGATCCAGCAAAAACCGCAAGCGGCTCCGTACACTTCTGTGAAGCGACGCAGTGACAATATCAAGATGGATCTCGACTTGCGCGGCTACAACGTCGAGGACAGCATTCGGGAAATTGATCAGTTCTTAGATGACGCGCTGTTGGCAGGCTTGCACTCGGTTTCCATTATTCACGGACACGGGACAGGGGTACTGCGCAAAGGCGTGCATGAGTATTTGAGAAATCATCGTAATGTAAAATCCTTCCGCTTAGGTGGTCAAGGAGAAGGCGGCGTAGGTGCTACCATTGCCGAATTGAAATAA